Within the Longimicrobiaceae bacterium genome, the region CCTGGACGAGCGCGAGGACCTGTCGGAGCGCTACGTCCTGGAGGTCTCCTCGCCGGGGGTGGAGCGTCCGCTGGTCCGCCGACGCGACTGGGAGCGCTTCGCCGGCGCCGAGGTGCGGCTTCGCGGCAAGGAGCCGCTGGCGGGGCGGGCCCGGAAGCTGGAGGGCGTGCTCCTGGGCCTCTCCGGCGCCGTGGATGGCGAGCGGGTGCGGCTCCGCCTGGAGGACGGCGAGGAGGTGGAGGTCCCCCTGGCCGAGGTCTCCGGGGCGAACCTGGTCTTTCGTTGGTGACGGGCCGCCGAGCGCGGCCCCGCGGGATTCACTGGACATCACCGGCAGGCATCCGGCAATGAACAACGCGTCTCAGATTATCGCGGCCTTCCGCGAGATGACGGCGAACAAGTCGATCTCGCGCGAAGAGCTGCACGACCTGATCAAGGACGGCATCCTCGCCGCCCTCGCGAAGCGGTACGGCCCCAACGTCGAGGCCGAGATCGTCATCGACGAGGCCACCGGGAGGATCGACATCGTCGTCCTCAAGGAGGTCGTGGCCGAGGTGCAGGACCCCTCCCGCGAGGTGTCGC harbors:
- the rimP gene encoding ribosome maturation factor RimP, with the translated sequence MPEDTLPAELERRIEEMGFELVELERAGSRARPILRARIDRPDSRPGEPGVSLDDCTAVSRALEPYLDEREDLSERYVLEVSSPGVERPLVRRRDWERFAGAEVRLRGKEPLAGRARKLEGVLLGLSGAVDGERVRLRLEDGEEVEVPLAEVSGANLVFRW